The following proteins are co-located in the Dromiciops gliroides isolate mDroGli1 chromosome 2, mDroGli1.pri, whole genome shotgun sequence genome:
- the LOC122738023 gene encoding 40S ribosomal protein S24-like produces the protein MTNRLLQCKQMVIDVLHPGKATVLKTEIREKLAKMHKTTPDVIFVFGFRTHFGGGKTTDFGMIYDSLDYAKKNEPKHRLARHGLYEKKKMSRKQQKERKNRMKKVRGTTKANVSAGKKKE, from the coding sequence ATGACAAACAGACTTCTTCAGTGTAAACAGATGGTTATAGATGTCCTTCATCCTGGAAAGGCCACAGTACTCAAGACTGAAATTCGAGAAAAACTGGCCAAGATGCATAAGACAACTCcagatgtcatttttgtctttggattcagaacccattttggtggtggcaaaacaACAGACTTTGGCATGATTTATGATTCCCTTgattatgcaaagaaaaatgaaccaaagCACAGACTTGCAAGACATGGCTtgtatgagaagaaaaagatgtcaagaaagcagcaaaaggaacgcaagaacagaatgaagaaagtcaGGGGTACTACAAAGGCAAATGTCAGTGCTggcaaaaagaaggaataa